The proteins below are encoded in one region of Pseudomonas entomophila L48:
- a CDS encoding fatty acid CoA ligase family protein — MTQPSHTQGNPDKPLLTQCIGDAFDTTVARFPDREALVVRHQQLRFTWRQLAEAVDRHARALMALGVQAGERLGIWAPNGAEWCITQFASAKVGAILVNINPAYRTSELEYALSQSGCKWLICADAFKTSDYHAMVLELAPSLVDSGCGELACARLPELRGVVSLAAEPPKGFLAWTALQARAEAVNPQALATRQASLHRHEPINIQYTSGTTGFPKGATLSHHNILNNGYMVGESLGLTEHDRLVVPVPLYHCFGMVMANLGCMTHGSTLIYPNDAFDPLLTLQAVAEERATALYGVPTMFIAELDHPRRGEFDLSSLRTGIMAGATCPIEVMRRVIDEMHMGEVQIAYGMTETSPVSLQTGAADDLERRVTSVGRTQPRLETKVIDSEGATLPRGEVGELCTRGYSVMIGYWNNPKATAESIDSDGWMHTGDLAVMDEQGYVRIVGRSKDMIIRGGENIYPRELEEFFFTHPAVADVQVIGVPCSKYGEEIVAWVRLHPGHAASEDELREWAKARIAHFKVPRHFRFVDEFPMTVTGKVQKFRMREISIAELAR, encoded by the coding sequence ATGACCCAGCCAAGCCACACCCAGGGCAACCCGGACAAACCGCTGCTGACCCAGTGCATCGGCGACGCCTTCGATACCACCGTCGCCCGTTTCCCCGACCGCGAGGCACTGGTGGTCCGCCATCAGCAGCTGCGCTTCACCTGGCGGCAACTGGCCGAGGCTGTCGACCGCCATGCCCGTGCCCTGATGGCCTTGGGCGTGCAAGCTGGCGAACGCCTGGGGATCTGGGCGCCGAACGGCGCCGAATGGTGCATCACCCAATTCGCCAGCGCCAAGGTCGGCGCTATCCTGGTCAATATCAACCCGGCCTACCGCACCAGCGAGCTGGAATATGCCCTCAGCCAGTCTGGCTGCAAGTGGCTGATCTGTGCCGATGCGTTCAAAACCTCCGACTACCACGCCATGGTGCTGGAACTGGCACCCTCGCTTGTCGACAGCGGCTGCGGCGAGCTCGCCTGCGCGCGCCTTCCCGAATTGCGCGGGGTGGTGAGCCTGGCCGCCGAGCCGCCCAAGGGCTTCCTGGCCTGGACCGCGCTTCAGGCACGGGCCGAAGCGGTCAACCCGCAGGCACTGGCCACACGCCAGGCCAGCCTGCACCGCCACGAACCGATCAACATCCAGTACACCTCCGGCACCACCGGCTTCCCCAAGGGCGCGACACTGAGCCACCACAACATCCTCAACAACGGTTACATGGTCGGCGAAAGCCTGGGCCTCACCGAGCACGACCGTCTTGTAGTACCGGTGCCGCTGTACCACTGCTTCGGCATGGTCATGGCCAACCTCGGCTGCATGACCCATGGCAGCACCCTGATCTACCCCAATGACGCCTTCGACCCGCTGCTCACGTTACAGGCGGTCGCCGAGGAGCGCGCCACCGCGCTCTACGGCGTGCCGACCATGTTCATCGCCGAGCTGGACCACCCGCGCCGGGGCGAATTCGACCTGTCCAGCCTGCGCACCGGGATCATGGCCGGTGCTACCTGCCCGATCGAGGTGATGCGCCGGGTGATCGACGAGATGCACATGGGTGAGGTGCAGATCGCCTACGGTATGACCGAGACCAGCCCGGTATCGCTGCAAACGGGCGCCGCCGATGATCTCGAGCGCCGCGTGACCAGCGTCGGTCGCACCCAGCCGCGCCTGGAAACCAAGGTCATCGACAGTGAGGGCGCCACGCTGCCACGCGGTGAGGTCGGTGAACTGTGCACCCGAGGCTACAGCGTGATGATCGGCTACTGGAACAACCCCAAGGCCACGGCCGAGAGCATCGACAGCGATGGCTGGATGCACACTGGCGACCTGGCGGTGATGGATGAGCAGGGCTATGTGCGCATCGTTGGTCGCAGCAAGGACATGATCATCCGCGGCGGGGAGAACATCTATCCGCGTGAGCTGGAGGAGTTTTTCTTCACCCATCCGGCGGTGGCCGATGTGCAGGTGATTGGCGTTCCGTGCAGCAAGTACGGCGAGGAGATCGTCGCCTGGGTGCGCTTGCACCCCGGGCATGCCGCCAGCGAGGATGAGCTGCGCGAATGGGCGAAGGCGCGGATCGCGCACTTCAAGGTGCCGCGCCATTTCCGTTTCGTCGACGAGTTCCCGATGACGGTGACGGGGAAGGTGCAGAAGTTCAGGATGCGCGAGATCAGCATCGCGGAGCTTGCGCGTTAG
- a CDS encoding efflux RND transporter permease subunit: MPQFFIDRPVFAWVVALFILLVGALAIPQLPVAQYPDVAPPQVEIYAVYPGASAATMDESVVSIIEQELNGADNLLYFESQSSLGNATITASFQPGTNPDMAQVDVQNRLKVIESRLPRPVTQQGLQVEKVSTGFLLLATLTSEDGSLDEIALSDILARNVMNEIRRIKGVGKAQLYGSERAMRIWIDPAKLVGFKLTPNDVAEAIAAQNAQVAPGSIGDLPSRPTQEITANVVVKGQLSTPEEFAAIVLRANADGSTVTVGDVARVEIGAQEYQYGTRLNGKATSAFSVKLSPGANAMETAALVKQKLDELSRYFPAGVKYDIPYDTSPFVKVSIKQVISTLVEAMVLVFAVMFLFLQNFRYTLIPTLVVPVALMGTFAVMNALGFSINVLTLFGMVLAIGILVDDAIVVVENVERIMAEEGLPPKEATRKAMGQISGAIVGITLVLVAVFLPMAFMQGSVGVIYQQFSVSMAVSILFSAFLALSLTPALCATLLKPLEKGEHHERKGFFGWFNRRFEGMSNGYQRWVTHALARSGRYLLVYAALVAVLGYGFSQLPTAFLPTEDQGYTITDIQLPPGASQARTIEVARQIEAHNTEEPGVANTTLILGFSFSGSGQNAALAFTTLKDWSERGADDSAQSIADRATMAFTQLKDAIAYAVLPPPVDGLGESTGFEFRLQDRGGMGHTALMAARDQLLEQARKSKVLVNVREASLAESPQVELEVDRRQANALGVSFADIGAVLDTAVGSNYVNDFPNQGRMQRVVVQAEGDQRSQVKDLLKIHVRNSGGKMVPLGAFVSAHWRSGPVQLTRYNGYPAVSISGEPAAGHSSGEAMAEIERLVAQLPAGAGLEWTGLSLQERLSGSQAPLLMALSLLVVFLCLAALYESWSIPTAVLLVVPLGVLGAVLAVTLRGLPNDVFFKVGLITLIGLSAKNAILIIEFAKDLVDQGHDAVDAAIQAARLRLRPIVMTSLAFILGVVPLAIASGASSASQQAIGTGVIGGMLSATFAVVFVPVFFVVVMRLAGRKSAKDAVVTAREA; encoded by the coding sequence ATGCCGCAGTTCTTCATCGACCGCCCGGTGTTCGCCTGGGTGGTCGCCCTGTTCATCCTCCTGGTCGGCGCCCTGGCCATCCCGCAACTGCCGGTGGCCCAGTACCCCGACGTGGCGCCGCCGCAGGTGGAAATCTACGCCGTCTACCCCGGCGCCTCGGCGGCGACCATGGACGAGAGCGTGGTCAGCATCATCGAGCAGGAGCTCAACGGTGCCGATAACCTGCTCTATTTCGAGTCGCAGAGCAGCCTGGGCAACGCCACCATCACCGCCAGCTTCCAGCCCGGCACCAACCCGGACATGGCCCAGGTGGACGTGCAGAACCGCCTGAAGGTGATCGAGTCGCGCCTGCCGCGCCCGGTGACGCAACAGGGCCTGCAGGTGGAGAAGGTGTCCACCGGCTTCCTGCTGCTGGCCACCCTCACCTCCGAGGACGGCAGCCTTGACGAGATCGCCCTGTCGGACATCCTCGCGCGCAACGTGATGAACGAGATCCGCCGTATCAAGGGCGTCGGCAAGGCGCAGCTGTACGGCTCGGAACGGGCCATGCGCATCTGGATCGACCCGGCCAAGCTGGTCGGGTTCAAGCTCACCCCCAACGACGTGGCCGAGGCCATCGCCGCGCAGAACGCCCAGGTTGCCCCTGGCAGCATCGGCGACCTGCCCAGCCGCCCGACCCAGGAAATAACCGCCAACGTGGTGGTCAAGGGCCAGCTGAGCACCCCTGAAGAGTTTGCCGCCATCGTCCTGCGCGCCAACGCCGACGGCTCGACGGTCACCGTGGGCGATGTCGCCAGGGTCGAGATCGGGGCCCAGGAATACCAGTACGGCACCCGCCTCAACGGCAAGGCCACCAGTGCTTTCAGCGTCAAGCTGTCGCCGGGTGCCAACGCCATGGAAACCGCGGCCCTGGTCAAGCAGAAGCTCGACGAACTGTCGCGCTACTTCCCGGCCGGCGTGAAGTACGACATCCCCTACGACACTTCGCCATTCGTGAAAGTGTCGATCAAGCAGGTGATCAGCACCCTGGTCGAGGCCATGGTGCTGGTGTTCGCGGTGATGTTCCTGTTCCTGCAGAACTTCCGTTACACCCTGATCCCGACCCTGGTGGTGCCGGTGGCGCTGATGGGCACCTTCGCGGTGATGAACGCACTGGGCTTCTCGATCAACGTGCTGACCTTGTTCGGCATGGTGCTGGCCATCGGCATCCTGGTGGACGACGCCATCGTGGTGGTGGAGAACGTCGAGCGGATCATGGCCGAGGAAGGCCTGCCGCCGAAGGAAGCCACGCGCAAGGCCATGGGCCAGATCAGCGGTGCCATCGTCGGGATCACCCTGGTGCTGGTGGCGGTGTTCCTGCCGATGGCCTTCATGCAGGGCTCGGTGGGGGTGATCTACCAGCAGTTCTCGGTGTCGATGGCGGTATCGATCCTGTTCTCGGCGTTCCTCGCCCTGAGCCTCACGCCAGCCCTGTGCGCCACCCTGCTCAAACCGCTGGAGAAAGGCGAGCACCATGAGCGCAAGGGTTTCTTCGGCTGGTTCAACCGCCGCTTCGAGGGCATGAGCAACGGCTACCAGCGCTGGGTGACCCACGCCCTGGCCCGCAGCGGTCGCTACCTGCTGGTCTACGCCGCACTGGTGGCGGTGCTGGGCTACGGCTTCAGCCAGCTGCCCACCGCCTTCCTGCCCACCGAGGACCAGGGCTACACCATCACCGACATCCAGCTGCCGCCAGGCGCCAGCCAGGCGCGCACCATCGAGGTGGCGCGGCAGATCGAAGCGCACAACACAGAGGAGCCCGGTGTGGCCAACACCACGCTGATCCTTGGTTTCAGCTTCTCCGGCAGTGGGCAAAACGCGGCCCTGGCCTTCACCACGCTCAAGGACTGGTCCGAGCGCGGTGCTGATGACAGCGCCCAGTCCATCGCCGACCGCGCCACGATGGCCTTCACCCAGTTGAAGGACGCCATTGCCTATGCAGTGCTGCCACCGCCGGTGGATGGCCTGGGCGAGTCGACCGGTTTCGAGTTCCGCCTGCAGGACCGTGGCGGCATGGGCCACACGGCGCTGATGGCAGCCCGTGACCAACTGCTGGAACAGGCGCGCAAGAGCAAGGTGCTGGTCAACGTACGTGAAGCCTCGCTGGCGGAAAGCCCGCAGGTGGAACTGGAGGTGGACCGCCGCCAGGCCAATGCGCTGGGGGTGTCGTTCGCCGACATCGGCGCCGTACTGGACACCGCAGTGGGCTCCAACTACGTCAACGACTTCCCCAACCAGGGCCGCATGCAGCGGGTGGTGGTGCAGGCCGAGGGCGACCAGCGCAGCCAGGTCAAGGACCTGCTGAAGATCCATGTGCGCAATAGCGGCGGCAAAATGGTCCCGCTGGGCGCCTTCGTCAGCGCCCACTGGCGCAGCGGGCCGGTGCAGCTGACCCGCTACAACGGCTACCCGGCGGTGTCGATCTCCGGCGAACCGGCGGCGGGCCACAGCTCGGGCGAGGCGATGGCCGAGATCGAACGCCTGGTGGCGCAGTTGCCGGCCGGCGCGGGCCTGGAATGGACCGGCCTGTCGTTGCAGGAGCGCCTGTCCGGCAGCCAGGCGCCGCTGCTGATGGCCTTGTCGCTGCTGGTGGTGTTCCTGTGCCTGGCCGCACTGTACGAAAGCTGGTCGATTCCGACCGCGGTGTTGCTGGTGGTACCCCTGGGCGTCTTGGGCGCGGTGCTGGCGGTGACCCTGCGCGGCCTGCCCAACGACGTGTTCTTCAAAGTCGGCCTGATCACCCTGATCGGTCTGTCGGCGAAGAACGCCATCCTGATCATCGAGTTCGCCAAGGACCTGGTGGACCAGGGGCACGACGCGGTGGACGCCGCGATCCAGGCCGCACGCCTGCGCCTGCGGCCGATCGTCATGACCTCGCTGGCGTTCATTCTCGGCGTGGTGCCCCTGGCCATCGCCAGCGGCGCCAGTTCGGCCAGCCAGCAGGCGATCGGCACCGGGGTGATCGGCGGCATGCTCAGCGCCACCTTTGCCGTGGTGTTCGTGCCGGTGTTCTTCGTGGTGGTGATGCGGTTGGCTGGGCGCAAGTCCGCTAAGGACGCAGTGGTCACCGCTCGCGAAGCCTGA
- the mobA gene encoding molybdenum cofactor guanylyltransferase MobA: protein MSTALPLCSILILAGGRGQRMGGRDKGLVSWHGEPLVAHVQHVVREFSDDVVISCNRNQERYALYADQLVSDAEVDFPGPLAGVITGLKVARHEWVVMLACDAPLIDQALIEGLLRLAVEHDSAAMVRQGGYWQPMFSVLPRRVLPMLEHAWAAGERSLQKALLGAVPVQALECAENDQRLSNFNSPELLL, encoded by the coding sequence ATGTCCACTGCCCTGCCCCTCTGCTCCATCCTCATCCTCGCCGGTGGCCGTGGCCAGCGCATGGGCGGCCGCGACAAAGGCCTGGTGTCCTGGCATGGCGAGCCGCTGGTGGCCCACGTGCAACACGTGGTACGCGAGTTCTCCGACGATGTGGTGATTTCCTGCAATCGCAACCAGGAGCGCTACGCCCTCTACGCAGACCAGTTGGTATCGGATGCCGAGGTGGATTTTCCCGGGCCGCTGGCCGGGGTGATCACCGGGCTCAAGGTGGCACGGCATGAGTGGGTGGTGATGCTGGCGTGCGATGCACCGTTGATTGACCAGGCGCTGATCGAGGGGCTGTTGAGGTTGGCCGTCGAGCATGACAGTGCGGCCATGGTGCGCCAGGGTGGGTACTGGCAGCCGATGTTCAGCGTGCTGCCGCGCCGGGTGCTGCCGATGCTGGAGCATGCGTGGGCAGCCGGTGAGCGCAGCCTACAGAAAGCCTTGCTGGGGGCGGTGCCGGTACAGGCGCTGGAATGCGCGGAAAATGACCAACGCCTGAGCAACTTCAATAGCCCGGAACTTCTGCTGTGA
- the qhpC gene encoding quinohemoprotein amine dehydrogenase subunit gamma — translation MKHLKPLNNKARILEQAAAEDRVEEVLAMSAVAGCTATTDPGWEVDAFGGVSSLCQPMEADLYGCSDPCWWPAQVPDMMSTYQDWNAQATNSQEDWRNLGTVFPKDK, via the coding sequence ATGAAGCACCTCAAACCGCTGAACAACAAGGCGCGCATCCTCGAACAGGCCGCCGCCGAAGACCGCGTCGAAGAAGTGCTGGCCATGAGTGCCGTGGCCGGCTGCACCGCCACCACCGACCCGGGTTGGGAGGTGGACGCCTTCGGTGGCGTCAGCTCGCTGTGCCAGCCGATGGAAGCCGACCTGTACGGCTGTTCCGACCCCTGCTGGTGGCCGGCCCAGGTGCCGGACATGATGAGCACCTACCAGGACTGGAACGCCCAGGCGACCAACTCCCAGGAAGACTGGCGCAACCTGGGCACCGTATTCCCGAAAGACAAATAG
- the peaB gene encoding quinohemoprotein amine dehydrogenase maturation protein, whose product MGALLNLVERNLHEVQVDADRMLFHIPSSSLFAADAVTGGIIDTLRRQGCSAEELMQHLGQQFSGQDIEETLRELIALEVVSDGSPLTPEIALQRVERTALNTVVLNVNTGCNLSCTYCYKEDLDKPSAGRKMNSATAEASVEMLLRESPDEARYSVVFFGGEPLSNRALIEHMVAYCERRFAEAGKQVEFIMTTNATLLTEEIVDWLDAHRFGLSVSIDGPKTVHDRNRITVGGQGTYDVVRRKADMLLSRYRSRPVGARVTLTRGITDVETIWNHLFNELGFAEVGFAPVTSGDMADFNLTGDELVQVFANMKALGRHYLEAALEHRNIGFSNLHQLITDIHEGHKKALPCGAGLKMLAVDHEGELNLCHRFTGSSLPTFGNVHQGVKQAQLNDFLSQRLDRSGTGCDSCRIRNLCSGGCYHESYARYGDPQHPTYHYCELMRDWVDFGIEVYSRIMATNPAFIDRYITPRKAH is encoded by the coding sequence ATGGGCGCACTACTGAACCTGGTCGAACGCAACCTGCATGAAGTGCAGGTGGATGCCGACCGCATGCTGTTCCATATCCCCAGCAGTTCGCTGTTCGCCGCCGACGCGGTGACCGGCGGCATCATCGACACCCTGCGCCGCCAGGGCTGCTCCGCCGAGGAACTGATGCAGCACCTCGGCCAGCAGTTCAGCGGGCAGGACATCGAGGAAACCCTGCGCGAGCTGATTGCCCTGGAAGTGGTCAGCGACGGCTCGCCACTGACGCCGGAGATCGCGCTCCAGCGGGTCGAGCGCACCGCGTTGAACACCGTGGTGCTCAACGTCAACACCGGCTGCAACCTGAGCTGCACCTACTGCTACAAGGAAGACCTCGACAAGCCTTCGGCAGGCCGCAAGATGAACAGTGCCACCGCCGAGGCCTCGGTGGAAATGCTGCTCAGGGAGTCCCCCGATGAAGCGCGCTACAGCGTGGTGTTCTTCGGCGGCGAGCCGCTGTCCAACCGGGCACTGATCGAGCACATGGTCGCCTACTGCGAGCGGCGCTTCGCCGAGGCAGGCAAGCAGGTCGAGTTCATCATGACCACCAACGCCACGCTGCTCACCGAGGAGATCGTCGACTGGCTCGACGCCCATCGTTTCGGCTTGTCCGTCAGCATCGACGGGCCGAAGACCGTGCACGACCGCAACCGCATCACCGTGGGTGGGCAGGGCACCTACGACGTGGTGCGACGCAAGGCCGACATGCTGCTGTCGCGCTACCGCAGCCGGCCGGTGGGCGCGAGGGTCACCCTGACCCGCGGCATCACCGATGTCGAGACCATCTGGAACCATCTGTTCAACGAGCTGGGTTTCGCTGAAGTGGGCTTCGCCCCAGTGACCTCCGGCGACATGGCCGACTTCAACCTGACCGGTGACGAACTGGTGCAGGTGTTCGCCAACATGAAGGCCTTGGGCCGGCACTATCTGGAAGCAGCGCTGGAGCACCGCAACATCGGCTTCTCCAACCTGCACCAACTGATCACTGATATCCACGAAGGCCACAAGAAGGCCCTGCCGTGTGGTGCCGGCTTGAAGATGCTGGCCGTGGACCACGAAGGCGAGCTGAACCTCTGCCATCGCTTCACCGGCTCCAGCCTGCCGACCTTCGGCAACGTGCACCAGGGTGTGAAGCAGGCACAGCTCAACGACTTCCTCTCACAGCGCCTGGACCGCAGCGGTACCGGCTGCGACAGCTGCCGCATCCGCAACCTGTGTTCCGGCGGCTGCTACCACGAGAGCTACGCCCGCTACGGCGACCCGCAGCACCCGACCTACCACTACTGCGAGCTGATGCGCGACTGGGTCGATTTCGGCATCGAGGTCTACAGCCGCATCATGGCCACCAACCCGGCCTTCATCGATCGCTACATCACTCCCCGGAAGGCGCACTGA
- the peaA gene encoding quinohemoprotein amine dehydrogenase subunit alpha encodes MKTTRLRRRAGTLALVATALLSAQAMAAEQGPSLLQSKCMGCHIPEGNDSYSRISHQRKTPEGWLMSIARMQVMHGLSISDDDRRTLVKYLADKQGLAPSETEGVRYAMERRLNTVEHFDDQLSQMCGRCHSGARVALQRRPAQEWEHLVNFHLSQWPSLEYQAQARDRDWLDIALKQMVPELAKRFPLDNPAWAEWLKDRPKAEALAGQWAFSGHMLAKGDVRGVMSVSAGQGDTFKVEVKGTYADGTPFNGNGSAILYNGYEWRGNVKVGEANLRQVFAAIDGQMKGRMFEAEHDERGLDFSASKAGQARLLAVQPAFIKAGSDSEISLVGSDLSGTPVLGAGVEVTEVLESTPTLIRVKARAAQDAAVGQREVALGALKGVQLAVYDKVDEVKVVPAFSIARIGENGASVPKVQGRFEAEAWGKDANGQPLRIGYLPATWKVEPFNERAVEDEDLKFAGQMQPDGVFVPGGAGPNPERKMMTNNAGNLKVIATLADGGQQGEGHLIVTVQRWNNPPLP; translated from the coding sequence TTGAAGACGACTCGACTCCGGCGGCGGGCGGGCACACTGGCGCTGGTCGCCACCGCACTGCTGTCCGCCCAGGCCATGGCGGCCGAGCAGGGCCCGAGCCTGTTGCAGAGCAAGTGCATGGGGTGCCATATCCCCGAGGGCAATGACAGCTACAGCCGCATCAGCCACCAGCGCAAGACCCCGGAAGGCTGGCTGATGAGCATCGCCCGCATGCAGGTGATGCACGGCCTTTCGATCAGCGACGACGACCGCCGCACCCTGGTCAAGTACCTGGCCGACAAGCAGGGCCTGGCGCCCAGCGAGACCGAGGGCGTGCGCTACGCCATGGAGCGGCGGCTGAACACCGTCGAGCACTTCGACGATCAACTCAGCCAGATGTGCGGGCGCTGCCACTCCGGAGCCCGGGTCGCCCTGCAACGACGTCCGGCCCAGGAGTGGGAACACCTGGTCAACTTCCACCTCAGCCAGTGGCCGTCCCTCGAATACCAGGCCCAAGCCCGCGACCGTGATTGGCTGGATATCGCCCTCAAGCAGATGGTGCCGGAACTGGCCAAGCGCTTCCCCCTCGACAACCCGGCCTGGGCCGAGTGGCTCAAGGACCGGCCCAAGGCCGAGGCCCTGGCCGGGCAGTGGGCGTTCAGCGGCCATATGCTGGCCAAGGGCGATGTGCGCGGGGTGATGAGCGTCAGCGCCGGCCAGGGCGACACCTTCAAGGTCGAGGTCAAGGGCACCTATGCCGACGGCACGCCGTTCAACGGCAACGGTTCGGCGATCCTCTACAACGGCTACGAGTGGCGCGGCAACGTCAAGGTCGGCGAAGCCAACCTGCGCCAGGTGTTCGCGGCCATCGACGGCCAGATGAAAGGCCGCATGTTCGAGGCCGAGCACGATGAACGCGGCCTGGACTTCAGTGCCTCCAAGGCTGGCCAGGCCCGTTTGCTGGCGGTGCAGCCGGCGTTCATCAAGGCCGGTAGCGACAGCGAGATCTCATTGGTGGGCAGCGACCTGTCGGGCACGCCGGTGCTGGGGGCGGGCGTGGAGGTGACCGAGGTGCTGGAGTCGACCCCGACGCTGATCCGGGTCAAGGCGCGCGCCGCCCAGGATGCCGCCGTGGGCCAGCGCGAAGTGGCGCTGGGCGCGCTCAAGGGCGTGCAGCTGGCGGTGTACGACAAGGTCGATGAGGTCAAGGTGGTGCCGGCGTTCTCCATCGCCCGCATCGGCGAGAACGGTGCCTCGGTGCCCAAGGTCCAGGGCCGCTTCGAGGCAGAGGCCTGGGGCAAGGATGCCAATGGCCAGCCACTGCGCATCGGCTACCTGCCTGCCACCTGGAAGGTCGAGCCGTTCAACGAGCGGGCCGTCGAGGACGAAGACCTCAAGTTCGCCGGGCAGATGCAACCCGACGGCGTGTTCGTGCCGGGCGGTGCGGGGCCGAACCCCGAGCGCAAGATGATGACCAACAACGCCGGCAACCTGAAGGTGATCGCCACGCTCGCCGATGGCGGCCAGCAGGGCGAGGGGCATCTGATCGTCACCGTGCAGCGCTGGAACAATCCGCCGCTGCCGTAG
- the peaD gene encoding quinohemoprotein amine dehydrogenase subunit beta produces MKPGLCAQLALTVVASACTWAAQADDAGKALKAGHEYLIATNYPNNLHVVEVASDTLYKTCRMPDSFGPGTAMMAPDNRTAYVLNNHFADIYGIDLDSCKTTFHANLSSVPGEVGKAMYSFAISPDGKEVYATVNPSQRLNDHYVVKPPRLEVFSTADGLDAKPVRTFPMPRQVYLMRAADDGSLYVAGPDIYKMDVKTGQYSVALPLRTWNRPGYSAPDVLYFWPHQSARHEFSMLYTIAKFKDAKQDPATAEPLYGYLSIDLKTGKAHTQEFAELTELYFTGLRSPKDPNQMYGVLNRLARYDIQQKKLVKAANLDHTYYCVTFDKAGDKLYLGGTFNDLAVFDPNTLEKVGNIKLPGGDMSTTTPQVFVR; encoded by the coding sequence ATGAAACCTGGACTTTGCGCGCAGCTCGCGCTCACCGTCGTCGCTTCGGCCTGCACCTGGGCAGCCCAGGCAGATGACGCCGGCAAGGCCTTGAAGGCCGGCCATGAGTACCTGATCGCCACCAACTACCCGAACAACCTGCACGTGGTCGAGGTGGCCAGCGACACGCTGTACAAGACCTGCCGCATGCCCGATTCATTTGGCCCCGGCACGGCGATGATGGCGCCGGACAACCGCACCGCCTATGTGCTCAACAACCATTTCGCCGATATCTACGGCATCGACCTGGACAGCTGCAAGACCACCTTCCACGCCAACTTGTCCAGCGTGCCGGGCGAGGTGGGCAAGGCGATGTACTCGTTCGCCATCAGCCCCGACGGCAAGGAGGTGTATGCCACGGTCAACCCCAGCCAGCGCCTGAACGACCACTATGTGGTCAAGCCGCCGCGCCTTGAAGTGTTCAGTACCGCCGATGGCCTGGATGCCAAACCGGTGCGCACCTTCCCGATGCCGCGCCAGGTCTACCTGATGCGCGCGGCCGACGACGGCAGCCTGTACGTGGCCGGGCCGGACATCTACAAGATGGACGTGAAGACTGGCCAGTACAGCGTGGCGCTGCCGTTGCGTACCTGGAACCGCCCCGGCTACAGCGCGCCGGACGTGCTGTACTTCTGGCCGCACCAGAGCGCCCGGCACGAGTTCTCGATGCTCTACACCATCGCCAAGTTCAAGGATGCCAAGCAGGACCCGGCCACCGCCGAGCCCCTGTACGGCTACCTGAGCATCGACCTGAAGACCGGCAAGGCGCACACCCAGGAGTTTGCCGAACTCACCGAGCTGTACTTCACCGGCCTGCGTTCGCCGAAGGACCCGAACCAGATGTACGGGGTGCTCAACCGCCTGGCCCGCTACGACATCCAGCAGAAGAAGCTGGTCAAGGCCGCCAACCTGGACCATACCTACTACTGCGTGACCTTCGACAAGGCCGGTGACAAGTTGTATCTGGGCGGCACGTTCAACGACCTGGCGGTGTTCGACCCGAATACATTGGAGAAAGTCGGGAACATCAAGCTGCCGGGTGGCGACATGTCGACCACCACGCCGCAGGTGTTCGTCCGTTAG